A region from the Hylaeus volcanicus isolate JK05 chromosome 6, UHH_iyHylVolc1.0_haploid, whole genome shotgun sequence genome encodes:
- the LOC128878862 gene encoding talin-1 isoform X1: MATLSLRISIPEKNATKMMQFDPSTSVYDACRIIREKLAEASNMGQPKDYGLFLADEDVKKGVWLEPGRNLDYYILRNGDLLEYRRKLRTLRVRMLDGTLKTLLVDDSQAVANLMVVICTKIGITNHDEYSLVRELADEETENQKPGNFGTLTLKRRKDDKGERDAKMDQLRKKLKTDDEVNWIDPSKTLREQGIDESETVLLRRKFFFSDQNIDSRDPVQLSLLYVQARDAILDGTHPVTQEKACTFAGIQCQIQFGDHKEDKHKPGFLDLKEFLPQSYLKVKGIEKKVFAEHKKHVGLSELDAKVLYTKTARSLSTYGVTFFLVKEKMKGKNKLVPRLLGVTKDSVLRLDEKTKEILKTWPLTTVRRWGASPNTFTLDFGDYSDHYYSVQTTEAEQILQLISGYIDIILKKQKAKDHFGIEGDEGSTMVEDSVSPLKATIMQHETSNIGKGNVEAVSVAIPAVMRVGGDGARPYGTGHMGGAQYTTVSGQVNIAHAPPMVQQTKVTSVLSEPQRALLSTITAGHEVIHIAETELSCKAQLPELGTDPASLKWIEQTIDTHKQNVGSQIAAMNAATAQVVTLTSGPADDVDHTAVGAAITTITSNLPEMTKGVRMIAALMDDDTSGDRLLDAARKLCSAFSDLLKATEPETKEPFYITASTYERYPRQNLLNAASRVGEASHQVLTTIGEENDSNRELQDMLLALAKAVANSTAALVLKAKSIAATCQDSATQNRVISAATQCALATSQLVACAKVVAPTLHSPACQTQLMNAVREVTKAVEGLVEVCNETCNDENLLKELSAAASEVSRTLNDLLNHIKTATRGERAKETIQEGAVETILVATDKLFASTGDAGEMVRQARVVGQATAQLIQSIKGEAERQTDLEQQRRLLTAAKVLADATAKMVEAARQCASSPHDAKMQDQLRLAAEELRAATTAAATPALRRKLITRLEACAKQAASTATQCIVAASGVTHHNTNLASQEELAAECQMMVQHIPNLVAGVKGTQAQPDNPTAQLNLINASEQFLPPGTAVVKAARAVLPTVTDQASALQLNNTSQQLGASLSDLRSAVTRAREACGGLELDAAEELISSLKDELGEFYRAVEAASLRPLPDETTESTALRLGATSKKVGFAMAQLLSAAKQGNENYTGSAARETASALKDLTYAVRGVAATSNQPEMQKKVLMTADDVILKSLRLVKEAKRALKNDEANLVAAAKDVSNSLNKCVSCLPGQRDVDEAIKNIDDMVQVLGMNEFPQTNKSYGQLQSDLNNAAANLNDASSSVVSSVRSPVQLANSSKQFTNAFGDLLDVGMEMAGQTTIETRSQMVVSLKNVSMTSSKLLVTAKSVAADPGAPNAKNQLSAAARAVTDSINYLVDVCTSAAPGQNECDNAIRNIQSMRSLLDNPSEPISDASYFECLETVMEKSKSLGDGMTGIANHAKKSEHEQFSVAVRGVSSSICGLIEAAAQAAYLAGVSDPTSVAGKPGLVDQAQFLRAAQAIHTGCQNLGNPTSTEQQVVSAATMIAKYTSALCNACREASNKTSNPVAKRHFVQSAKDVANSTSVLVKEIKALDHNYENNREKCAEATKPLLDAVDSLCTFAGSSEFASQPAKISIAARAAQEPITSAGKAIIDGSCAMVRAAKSLAVSPKDPPTWQLLANHSKSVSDSIKSLVASIRDKAPGQKECDAAIDKLSARIRELDAASLSAVSQALVPRRENTVQGFTDQMESSASELREKLEPVRTAAKYEAEHIGHAVNQVALYCEPLVSGAIGAASNMVHSKQQMVLLDQTKTVAESALQLVCVAKESGGNPKAVNLHAEVDETVESTKDALQELQNTLETISTSNGIVTGLIDTISRAMVRLEDHRMSTIDTVDSYVDYQTRMVEAAKEIARLAQEMSTKSSTDVAKLGPLAVDISHKYTQLARDTSGASAAASNADVSARLRTGVQELGRACADIVRATGTCQMSPGDAYAQREVAENSKIVTEKVSQVLAALQAGSRGTQACINAASTVSGIIGDLDTTIMFATAGTLHAENEGDTFADHRENILKTAKALVEDTKTLVAGAASSQEQLAVAAQNAVSTIVQLAEVVKYGAASLGSQNPEAQVMLINAVKDVASALGDLIHATKAASGKPINDPSMAHLKDSAKVMVTNVTSLLKTVKAVEDEHTRGTRALESTIEAIAQEIRALNMPEMQKTNVTPEDLVRCTKSITVSTAKAVSAGNSCKQDDIIAAANMGRKAISDMLMICKGAAYNCAETAELRDRTFQAGHDVAINYRELLQAILQIASRSGDAKHTLPPISRKIAQSVTELVAVAELLKGNDWVDPDDPKVIAENELLGAAASIDAAAKKLASLRPRRSIQEANEDMNFDEMILEAAKSIAAATSALIKAASAAQRELIATGKVSRTPLTSSDDGQWSEGLISAARMVAAATHSLVESANALVQGVSSEEKLISSAKQVASSTAQLLVACKVKADPDSDSTKRLQAAGNAVKRATDNLVRAAQQAIQQEEDRSLILNRRMVGGIAQEINARSEVLRIERELEEARGRLTAIRQAKYKNRSDMGDTDTEGDQSGYESYTTRYETRAYDPNSQMNHNLEQLQSATNTISQLTADRQDLVSPEKVHSTQSTLERKMKDNQYRSTMESQYGLVEKRYNDSPYSMDKQIVADSTPGQYSSIERKINQESYGTTERKHMEGPYPPVHTMTYSSVSPTRKVFQEQQHSYEKYSQEQSSADDRSYERKSYSPNQEQKYYSDSVDRFSGHSPMSTFRSDKHVEAQRFGGLPQNQTFKNVETKVIPGGRMETITTKVYTSTPGKTSSSNFVSTEETKEYATSGNEMSTFKAIDNDAHEERTTKQSTTHKVTEKKTVTTTMSSRQESDTKTFRFWET; the protein is encoded by the exons ATGGCCACCCTATCCTTACGTATCTCCATCCCGGAGAAAAACGCCACGAAAATGATGCAATTTGACCCGAGCACATCCGTTTACGACGCTTGCCGTATTATCAGAGAGAAACTCGCTGAAGCGAGTAACATGGGCCAAC CCAAGGACTACGGACTATTCCTTGCTGACGAGGATGTCAAGAAAGGAGTCTGGCTCGAGCCAGGACGGAATCTCGATTATTACATTCTGAGGAACGGCGATCTTCTCGAGTACCGGCGTAAACTGCGGACTCTCAGAGTCCGCATGCTGGATGGAACGCTGAAGACGTTACTAGTGGATGATAGTCAAGCCGTCGCCAATCTCATGGTTGTAATTTGCACGAAGATAGGCATCACGAATCACGACGAGTACTCGCTGGTGCGCGAATTGGCCGACGAGGAAACCGAGAATCAAAAACCGGGCAACTTCGGCACGCTCACCCTGAAGAGAAGGAAGGACGACAAAGGCGAGCGCGATGCGAAAATGGACCAGCTGAGGAAAAAGCTCAAGACCGACGACGAAG TGAATTGGATCGATCCTAGTAAGACGTTGCGAGAGCAAGGTATAGACGAGTCAGAGACGGTCCTTCTACGCAGAAAGTTTTTCTTCTCGGATCAAAATATCGACAGCAGAGATCCGGTGCAATTATCTCTCCTATACGTCCAAGCGAGAGACGCGATTCTAGACGGCACGCATCCAGTTACCCAGGAAAAAGCCTGCACTTTCGCTGGGATACAATGTCAGATTCAATTTGGCGACCACAAGGAAGACAAACATAAACCAGGCTTCCTCGA CCTCAAAGAATTCCTACCGCAGTCCTACTTGAAGGTGAAAGGCATCGAGAAAAAGGTTTTCGCCGAGCACAAGAAGCACGTCGGGCTTTCCGAGCTCGACGCCAAAGTTTTGTATACGAAGACAGCTAGGTCCTTGAGCACATACGGCGTCACGTTTTTCCTGGTGAAAGAAAAGATGAAGGGCAAGAACAAACTGGTGCCTCGTTTGCTGGGAGTCACGAAGGACTCCGTATTGCGGCTCGACGAAAAGACGAAGGAGATCTTGAAGACCTGGCCGTTGACTACCGTCCGACGATGGGGGGCATCCCCGAACACGTTCACACTCGACTTCGGCGATTATTCCGATCACTATTACAGCGTGCAGACCACGGAAGCCGAGCAAATCCTTCAACTTATCTCCGGTTACATCGACATCATTTTGAAGAAGCAAAAGGCCAAGGATCACTTCGGCATCGAGGGAGATGAGGGTTCAACGATGGTCGAAGATAGCGTCTCGCCGCTAAA AGCAACTATTATGCAACACGAAACGAGCAACATCGGTAAAGGAAACGTAGAAGCAGTGTCGGTTGCTATACCAGCGGTCATGAGAGTTGGAGGAGACG GGGCTCGACCGTATGGGACCGGGCACATGGGCGGTGCTCAATACACGACTGTCAGCGGCCAGGTGAACATCGCTCACGCTCCACCGATG GTGCAACAAACCAAGGTGACATCCGTCCTGTCCGAACCGCAACGTGCCTTATTATCGACCATCACAGCTGGTCACGAGGTGATCCATATCGCGGAGACCGAGCTCTCCTGCAAGGCTCAACTTCCTGAACTGGGAACCGACCCAGCCTCGTTGAAATGGATCGAGCAGACCATAGACACGCACAAACAGAACGTCGGCTCGCAAATTGCGGCGATGAACGCCGCTACTGCTCAGGTCGTCACCCTGACCTCTGGACCAGCGGACGACGTGGATCACACTGCAGTGGGGGCAGCGATCACAACGATAACCAGCAACCTGCCAGAGATGACAAAGGGCGTCAGAATGATCGCTGCTCTCATGGACGACGATACTTCCGGAGACAGGCTTCTGGATGCCGCCAGGAAGCTCTGCTCTGCTTTCTCTGACTTACTGAAAGCCACGGAGCCTGAAACCAAAGAG CCTTTCTACATAACAGCTTCTACCTACGAACGATAC CCAAGACAGAACCTCCTGAACGCTGCGTCTCGCGTGGGTGAAGCTTCCCATCAAGTACTAACGACCATTGGAGAAGAGAACGACTCCAATCGAGAACTCCAAGACATGCTACTGGCCCTGGCCAAGGCCGTTGCCAATTCGACTGCCGCGTTAGTCCTGAAAGCGAAAAGCATCGCAGCCACCTGCCAAGACTCCGCGACTCAGAATCGCGTGATATCCGCCGCTACGCAGTGCGCTCTTGCTACATCGCAATTAGTTGCCTGCGCAAAGGTTGTCGCTCCCACCCTGCATTCGCCAGCTTGTCAGACGCAGCTGATGAACGCCGTTCGCGAGGTGACCAAGGCGGTCGAGGGCTTGGTCGAAGTGTGCAACGAGACCTGCAACGACGAGAACCTCTTGAAAGAATTGAGCGCAGCTGCCAGCGAGGTGAGCAGAACGCTGAACGACTTGTTGAATCATATAAAAACAGCGACGAGGGGAGAAAGAGCCAAGGAAACGATCCAGGAAGGAGCGGTGGAAACTATATTGGTGGCCACCGATAAGTTGTTCGCCAGTACTGGCGACGCTGGCGAGATGGTGAGGCAGGCAAGGGTGGTCGGCCAAGCAACAGCGCAGTTGATCCAGAGCATCAAGGGCGAAGCGGAGAGACAAACGGATTTGGAACAGCAACGTCGACTGTTGACCGCGGCGAAGGTGCTCGCGGACGCCACCGCGAAAATGGTAGAAGCTGCGAGACAGTGCGCCAGTAGTCCTCACGATGCGAAGATGCAAGATCAGTTGCGTCTGGCTGCTGAAGAACTCAGAGCAGCGACCACAGCGGCAGCCACTCCAGCTTTGCGAAGGAAATTAATCACCAGATTAGAAGCCTGCGCGAAACAAGCCGCGTCTACCGCCACGCAGTGCATCGTCGCTGCGTCAGGAGTTACCCATCACAATACAAATCTAGCCAGTCAGGAGGAACTAGCGGCGGAGTGTCAAATGATGGTCCAGCATATACCGAATCTCGTAGCTGGGGTGAAAGGTACCCAAGCACAACCGGATAATCCCACGGCCCAGTTGAACCTTATCAACGCGTCCGAACAGTTCTTGCCACCTGGTACAGCTGTAGTGAAGGCTGCCAGGGCGGTTCTACCGACGGTGACCGATCAGGCTTCCGCTCTACAGTTGAACAACACTTCTCAACAATTGGGCGCCTCTCTGTCGGACTTGAGATCAGCGGTAACGCGAGCCAGAGAGGCCTGCGGTGGGTTGGAGTTGGACGCTGCCGAGGAACTGATCAGCAGCCTGAAGGACGAGTTGGGAGAATTTTATAGGGCTGTAGAGGCTGCTTCTTTGAGACCCTTGCCAGACGAAACGACAGAGTCCACCGCTCTTCGATTGGGAGCTACATCGAAGAAGGTTGGATTTGCCATGGCGCAACTTCTGTCCGCTGCTAAGCAAGGAAACGAGAATTACACCGGGAGCGCTGCAAGGGAAACGGCGTCTGCCCTCAAGGATCTCACTTACGCTGTTCGCGGAGTGGCTGCTACTTCGAATCAACCCGAGATGCAAAAGAAAGTTCTTATGACGGCTGACGACGTAATTTTAAAGTCTTTGCGTCTCGTCAAGGAGGCCAAACGCGCTCTGAAGAACGATGAAGCGAATTTGGTCGCGGCTGCTAAAGACGTGTCGAATTCCTTGAACAAGTGCGTTTCTTGTTTACCTGGCCAGAGGGACGTCGACGAAGCGATCAAGAATATCGATGACATGGTTCAGGTTCTCGGAATGAACGAGTTCCCGCAAACAAATAAGAGCTATGG acAATTACAAAGCGATCTAAACAACGCAGCAGCCAACTTGAACGACGCTTCATCGAGCGTAGTTTCGTCGGTACGTTCCCCGGTGCAGCTGGCGAACTCTTCGAAACAATTCACCAACGCTTTCGGAGACCTGCTGGACGTTGGAATGGAAATGGCTGGTCAAACAACGATCGAAACTCGAAGCCAGATGGTCGTGTCCCTGAAGAATGTCAGCATGACGTCCAGTAAGCTGCTGGTGACAGCGAAATCGGTAGCAGCCGACCCAGGCGCGCCAAACGCGAAAAATCAGCTATCAGCTGCCGCACGTGCCGTGACAGATTCCATCAACTATCTCGTAGATGTATGTACCTCCGCAGCACCTGGCCAAAACGAATGCGACAACGCGATCAGGAACATCCAATCGATGCGGTCGCTCCTCGACAACCCCAGCGAACCGATTTCCGACGCATCGTACTTCGAGTGCCTCGAAACCGTAATGGAAAAGAGCAAGAGTCTTGGTGATGGAATGACAGGCATAGCAAATCACGCGAAGAAGTCGGAACACGAGCAGTTCTCGGTAGCTGTTCGAGGGGTCTCCTCGTCCATCTGCGGACTGATCGAAGCAGCAGCTCAGGCAGCGTACCTGGCTGGAGTGAGCGATCCGACCTCTGTCGCTGGGAAGCCAGGTCTCGTCGATCAAGCACAGTTTTTGAGAGCGGCTCAAGCTATTCACACCGGTTGCCAGAACCTCGGAAACCCGACGAGTACCGAACAACAGGTCGTCTCAGCGGCCACCATGATCGCGAAATACACGAGTGCTCTCTGCAACGCTTGTCGCGAagcttcgaataaaaccaGCAACCCGGTCGCAAAACGTCACTTTGTTCAGTCGGCTAAGGACGTCGCTAACTCCACCTCCGTCTTGGTGAAGGAGATTAAAGCGCTCGATCACAATTACGAGAACAACAGGGAGAAGTGCGCGGAGGCCACGAAACCACTTCTGGACGCAGTCGATAGTCTCTGCACGTTCGCAGGATCCTCGGAATTCGCGAGTCAACCGGCGAAGATCTCCATCGCGGCTAGGGCTGCGCAGGAGCCTATCACCAGCGCCGGAAAAGCCATCATCGATGGCTCTTGCGCAATGGTGCGTGCTGCTAAGAGTCTGGCGGTCAGTCCAAAAGATCCTCCTACTTGGCAGCTGTTGGCCAACCACAGCAAGAGCGTCAGCGATTCTATCAAGTCTCTGGTTGCTTCTATTCGGGACAAAGCGCCCGGGCAAAAGGAATGCGACGCCGCGATCGACAAGCTGTCCGCTAGGATTCGAGAACTGGATGCCGCGTCTCTCAGCGCCGTTTCCCAAGCTCTGGTTCCGCGACGGGAAAACACTGTACAGGGATTCACGGATCAGATGGAGAGCAGCGCTAGCGAACTGCGCGAGAAACTGGAGCCCGTTCGAACGGCTGCGAAATACGAGGCCGAGCATATAGGGCACGCTGTTAATCAGGTAGCCTTGTACTGCGAGCCCCTCGTCTCGGGTGCTATCGGTGCTGCGTCAAACATGGTGCACTCGAAGCAGCAGATGGTGCTGCTCGATCAAACGAAAACCGTCGCGGAGTCTGCTCTGCAGCTTGTCTGCGTAGCAAAGGAATCTGGTGGCAATCCAAAGGCGGTCAACCTGCACGCGGAAGTCGACGAAACCGTCGAGTCAACCAAGGATGCGTTGCAAGAACTGCAGAACACTTTGGAGACTATTTCGACTTCTAATGGCATCGTCACCGGCTTGATAGATACTATCTCACGGGCGATGGTGAGATTGGAAGATCACAGGATGTCTACGATCGATACGGTTGATTCTTACGTGGATTATCAGACGAGAATGGTGGAAGCTGCCAAGGAGATTGCTCGTCTGGCGCAAGAAATG TCAACAAAGTCCAGCACCGACGTAGCCAAACTAGGTCCCCTGGCAGTGGACATTTCCCACAAGTACACTCAATTGGCCCGCGACACTTCCGGCGCTTCTGCAGCAGCATCCAACGCGGATGTCTCAGCGAGACTTCGCACAGGTGTTCAGGAACTTGGTCGAGCTTGCGCGGACATCGTTCGAGCTACAGGAACGTGTCAAATGTCGCCAGGCGACGCTTACGCTCAGAGGGAGGTCGCGGAGAACAGCAAAATCGTCACAGAGAAGGTGTCTCAGGTGCTAGCCGCTCTTCAAGCTGGTTCCCGAGGCACGCAAGCCTGCATCAACGCTGCCAGCACCGTGTCAGGCATTATCGGTGATCTGGACACCACGATCATGTTCGCCACCGCTGGAACTTTGCACGCGGAGAACGAAGGCGACACTTTCGCGGATCACAgagagaatattttgaaaacggCCAAGGCTCTCGTGGAGGACACTAAAACACTCGTGGCGGGCGCAGCCTCTTCGCAAGAGCAGTTGGCAGTTGCCGCGCAGAACGCTGTATCGACGATCGTTCAACTTGCTGAAGTCGTCAAGTATGGGGCAGCCAGTTTGGGCAGTCAAAATCCCGAAGCTCAAGTAATGTTGATAAACGCGGTGAAGGATGTAGCTTCTGCTCTCGGCGATCTTATACACGCCACCAAAGCGGCTAGCGGAAAGCCTATCAACGATCCGAGCATGGCGCACTTGAAGGACTCTGCAAAG GTGATGGTGACCAATGTGACGTCTTTGCTGAAAACCGTGAAAGCGGTGGAAGACGAGCACACGCGCGGTACCAGGGCTCTGGAATCGACGATCGAGGCCATAGCTCAAGAGATCCGCGCTCTCAACATGCCCGAGATGCAGAAGACCAACGTGACCCCCGAAGACCTGGTCCGTTGCACGAAGAGCATCACCGTCTCGACCGCGAAAGCGGTGTCCGCTGGGAACAGTTGCAAACAGGACGACATAATCGCGGCTGCTAACATGGGACGAAAGGCAATCAGCGACATGCTGATGATTTGCAAAGGTGCTGCTTACAATTGCGCGGAAACTGCCGAGCTGAGGGACAGGACCTTTCAGGCTGGCCACGACGTAGCGATCAATTACAGAGAGCTCTTGCAAGCGATTCTCCAAATAGCGTCAAGATCTGGCGACGCCAAGCACACTTTGCCGCCGATCTCGCGGAAGATCGCCCAGAGCGTCACCGAGTTGGTGGCAGTGGCCGAATTGTTGAAGGGCAACGATTGGGTGGACCCTGACGATCCTAAAGTCATCGCGGAGAACGAGCTGCTAGGGGCTGCCGCCAGCATCGATGCGGCTGCTAAGAAACTCGCCAGTCTGAGACCAAGGAGAAGCATACAG GAGGCCAACGAGGACATGAATTTCGACGAGATGATCCTAGAAGCGGCTAAATCGATCGCAGCCGCGACATCAGCGCTCATCAAAGCAGCGAGCGCGGCTCAAAGAGAACTGATAGCGACAGGAAAAGTCTCTCGAACACCTTTGACCAGCTCCGACGATGGCCAGTGGTCGGAAGGATTGATCTCTGCCGCGAGAATGGTCGCAGCCGCGACCCACAGCCTCGTGGAATCGGCGAACGCCCTTGTACAGGGTGTCAGCTCCGAGGAGAAGTTAATCTCCAGCGCGAAACAGGTCGCCAGTAGCACAGCACAGCTGTTAGTGGCTTGCAAGGTGAAAGCAGACCCTGATAGCGACAGCACGAAGCGTCTACAGGCGGCAGGTAACGCTGTGAAGCGCGCTACCGACAACCTGGTGAGAGCAGCGCAGCAGGCCATCCAGCAGGAAGAAGATCGCTCGTTGATTCTGAATCGCAGAATGGTTGGCGGAATCGCGCAGGAGATAAACGCCAGATCGGAGGTTCTACGCATCGAGCGTGAACTCGAGGAAGCCAGAGGCAGGCTCACCGCCATTCGACAAGCCAAATACAAGAATCGTTCGGACATGGGGGACACCGACACGGAAGGGGATCAGAGCGGCTACGAAAGTTACACGACAAGGTATGAAACTAGAGCTTACGATCCTAATTCGCAGATGAATCACAATTTGGAGCAACTGCAATCCGCGACGAACACCATCAGTCAACTCACTGCCGATAGGCAGGACCTCGTCAGCCCCGAGAAGGTTCACTCCACGCAAAGTACCCTGGAAAGAAAGATGAAGGATAATCAGTATCGATCCACGATGGAGAGCCAGTACGGATTGGTCGAGAAGAGGTATAACGATAGCCCTTATTCCATGGACAAGCAAATTGTCGCGGACAGCACACCTGGACAATACAGCTCGATCGAGAGAAAAATCAATCAAGAGAGTTACGGTACCACGGAGAGGAAACACATGGAAGGGCCTTATCCACCTGTACACACCATGACCTATTCTTCAGTCTCGCCCACGCGCAAGGTTTTCCAGGAGCAGCAGCATTCTTACGAGAAATACTCTCAAGAACAGTCTTCCGCCGACGATCGATCTTACGAACGGAAGTCTTACTCTCCGAACCAGGAGCAAAAATATTACAGTGATTCCGTGGATAGATTCTCAGGGCACAGCCCCATGAGCACCTTCCGATCCGACAAACATGTAGAGGCACAGCGTTTCGGCGGTCTTCCTCAGAACCAGACCTTCAAGAACGTCGAAACGAAAGTTATTCCTGGTGGCAGGATGGAGACGATCACAACGAAGGTTTACACCTCCACCCCTGGCAAGACCTCCAGTTCAAACTTCGTGTCTACGGAGGAGACCAAAGAGTACGCGACCTCTGGTAACGAGATGTCTACGTTCAAAGCTATCGATAACGACGCCCACGAAGAGCGCACCACGAAGCAGTCAACGACGCACAAGGTCACCGAGAAGAAAACCGTTACCACGACCATGTCCAGTCGACAGGAGTCGGACACGAAGACGTTTCGATTCTGGGAAACGTAA